In Longimicrobium sp., one DNA window encodes the following:
- a CDS encoding ROK family transcriptional regulator, whose translation MRKIDTRNFSRATRTTPKEINRQIALNLVREHQPISRADLARHMGVARGMVTPLVNGLLAEGLIYEGTTGNPPRGRKPTLLHVRSHDRLAVAIDVRLSQTHVMLCDFSGQMIALERFATPTTPTELVAEMARRIERMLADNREAGECEGIGLVVPGMVDRVTGTLVHAPTLGWRDVDLRGELSRATGMTVHIERDAIACALAKMWLGPADGGAQDSFVYLTVSDGVGAGLVVNGEVFRGHRDAAGEFGHIPLALEGPFCLCGSRGCLEAHTSTSATVARYLGRPLEGRDSYAEIRATGLTVSDLVARARGGDARALAALEESGRFLGVGIAVIVNALNPARIIVGGELLAGWDLISPTMHAAMKERTLTLGAAATPVIPEPADEQTRLRGAAALIVAPMFAAADVG comes from the coding sequence ATGCGTAAGATCGACACCCGCAACTTCAGCCGCGCCACCCGCACCACGCCCAAGGAGATCAACCGCCAGATCGCGCTCAACCTGGTCCGCGAGCACCAGCCGATCTCGCGGGCGGACCTGGCGCGGCACATGGGCGTGGCGCGCGGGATGGTGACGCCGCTGGTGAACGGCCTGCTGGCCGAAGGGCTGATCTACGAAGGAACCACGGGAAACCCACCGCGCGGCCGCAAGCCGACGCTCCTGCACGTGCGCTCGCACGACCGCCTCGCCGTCGCCATCGACGTGCGCCTCAGCCAGACGCACGTGATGCTGTGCGACTTCAGCGGCCAGATGATCGCGCTGGAGCGCTTCGCCACCCCCACCACGCCCACCGAGCTGGTGGCGGAGATGGCGCGCCGCATCGAGCGGATGCTGGCGGACAACCGCGAGGCCGGGGAGTGCGAGGGGATCGGCCTGGTGGTGCCCGGGATGGTGGACCGCGTTACGGGCACCCTCGTGCACGCCCCCACCCTGGGCTGGCGCGACGTGGACCTGCGCGGCGAGCTGAGCCGCGCCACGGGGATGACGGTGCACATCGAGCGCGACGCCATCGCCTGCGCCCTGGCCAAGATGTGGCTCGGCCCGGCGGACGGTGGGGCGCAGGACAGCTTCGTCTACCTCACCGTGTCGGACGGCGTGGGCGCCGGGCTGGTGGTGAACGGCGAGGTGTTCCGCGGCCATCGCGACGCCGCGGGGGAGTTCGGGCACATCCCGCTGGCGCTGGAGGGGCCCTTCTGCCTGTGCGGCTCGCGCGGGTGCCTGGAGGCGCACACCTCCACCTCGGCGACGGTCGCGCGCTACCTGGGCCGCCCCCTGGAAGGCCGCGACAGCTACGCCGAGATCCGCGCCACCGGGCTCACCGTGAGCGACCTGGTGGCGCGCGCGCGCGGCGGCGACGCTCGCGCCCTGGCCGCGCTGGAGGAGAGCGGGCGCTTCCTGGGGGTGGGGATCGCGGTGATCGTGAACGCGCTGAACCCGGCGCGCATCATCGTGGGCGGCGAGCTGCTGGCCGGCTGGGACCTGATCTCGCCCACGATGCACGCCGCCATGAAGGAGCGCACCCTCACCCTGGGCGCCGCCGCCACCCCCGTCATCCCCGAGCCCGCCGACGAACAGACCCGCCTCCGCGGCGCCGCCGCCCTCATCGTGGCTCCAATGTTCGCCGCGGCGGACGTGGGGTGA